One segment of Thermodesulfovibrio sp. 3907-1M DNA contains the following:
- a CDS encoding Wzz/FepE/Etk N-terminal domain-containing protein, giving the protein MNVEEIKEKYSDEIDLYELILILKKRIKYVAGVFVLGVFVAAVVSFIMPNIYQARATLWVDSFITQAMIENLKANQFVRDSKLSFIIPLQQGRSLDATNLSLSILYSAEFQKKLRDKVRQTYGSGVVPSFKADIDKKTGSIVFTSEQRDRKLAEEILKTAIEEFRTELDKASLAFSEVIASEKVKTDKSKNFFLYVIENPNSSETPVKPKRKLIIALAAVSSLFAGVFLAFLVEWWSKAKRGGGDSSRSLP; this is encoded by the coding sequence ATGAATGTGGAGGAAATAAAAGAAAAATACTCCGATGAGATTGATCTTTATGAGTTAATTCTTATTCTTAAAAAACGAATAAAGTATGTTGCTGGTGTATTTGTGCTTGGTGTTTTTGTTGCAGCCGTGGTTAGCTTTATTATGCCGAATATTTATCAGGCGAGGGCAACGCTGTGGGTGGATTCTTTTATTACTCAGGCGATGATTGAAAATCTTAAAGCTAATCAATTTGTAAGAGATAGTAAATTATCCTTTATAATTCCTCTTCAGCAAGGCAGGTCTTTAGATGCGACTAATCTGAGTCTGTCAATACTCTATAGTGCAGAATTTCAGAAAAAGTTGAGAGATAAAGTAAGGCAGACTTATGGTTCAGGTGTTGTTCCATCGTTTAAAGCTGACATAGATAAGAAAACAGGAAGCATTGTGTTTACATCAGAGCAAAGGGATAGAAAGCTTGCAGAAGAGATTTTGAAGACCGCTATTGAGGAGTTCAGGACGGAGCTTGATAAAGCCTCTCTTGCCTTTTCAGAAGTGATTGCTTCAGAGAAGGTGAAAACTGATAAAAGCAAAAATTTCTTTCTTTATGTTATAGAAAATCCTAATTCCTCAGAGACTCCTGTAAAGCCTAAAAGGAAGTTGATTATTGCTTTGGCTGCCGTAAGCTCACTTTTTGCAGGAGTTTTTCTTGCTTTTTTAGTTGAGTGGTGGAGCAAGGCAAAAAGAGGCGGAGGAGATTCCTCGCGGAGTTTACCCTGA